One Benincasa hispida cultivar B227 chromosome 5, ASM972705v1, whole genome shotgun sequence genomic window carries:
- the LOC120077484 gene encoding phosphatidylinositol 4-phosphate 5-kinase 8-like isoform X3, whose protein sequence is MEDIQGLTENVLSNGDVYFGSFKDSLPHGKGKYTWFEGTIYEGDWKDGKMTGKGKIMWPSGATYEGDISGGYLHGFGTFHYSDGSIYNGAWRMNIHHGIGRKLYANLDIYDGSWKEGIPEGCGRYFWSSGNSYIGNWKGGQMCGKGIMKWVNGDHFIGFWLNGLRHGSGVYYFADGAYYFGSWSRGLKDGKGTFYPAGSKPPSMEKWHNFLGYDIDGKGFVSRTLSLNLEKEKAPRHGLKHSLSEKISVTGISSAGGLSNWPTSMDVNWGSSYPTQEASADDDSCVMSHASDQGQNNVPYNDRVVYEREYIQGVLIQERVKDYEELLHKSMEQKKTTVKEAARVSCVNFFENHRSYYLMLNLQLGIRNLREMFKLNAAEYMMSLCGDNGLRELSSPGKSGSIFYLSQDDRFVIKTLKKSELKVLLKMLPKYYDHVKAHENTLITKFFGLHRITINGRSKVRFVVMGNMFCTELRIHRRYDLKGSTLGRYTHGDKSKDGITLKDLDLSYEFHMDKLLRQSLFKQISLDCMFLESLHIIDYSLLLGVHFRAPEKLKALLEPPATVQNSENLLHDDAGESSESEPTIPPKGLILVTHEPSSVTTAPGPHIRGRPLKTDTFGDREVDVLLPGTARFRVQLGVNMPAQASHKLREAQSGSAEVELFEVYDVVLYMGIIDILQEYNVKKKLEHAYKSLRFDPLSISVVEPHLYGTRFKNFLEKVFHDLP, encoded by the exons ATGGAAGATATCCAAGG GCTTACCGAGAATGTGCTCTCAAATGGAGATGTATATTTTGGCAGTTTCAAAGATAGTTTGCCACATGGGAAGGGAAAGTACACGTGGTTTGAAGGAACAATTTATGAGGGTGATTGGAAAGATGGAAAAATGACAGGTAAGGGAAAGATTATGTGGCCATCAGGAGCAACATATGAGGGTGATATCTCGGGTGGTTATCTTCATGGTTTTGGCACCTTCCACTATTCTGATGGGTCTATCTATAATGGAGCTTGGAGGATGAATATTCACCATGGGATTGGACGAAAGCTATATGCTAATTTAGACATTTATGATGGTTCTTGGAAAGAAGGGATACCTGAAGGTTGTGGTAGATACTTCTGGAGTTCTGGAAATTCTTATATTGGGAACTGGAAAGGTGGGCAAATGTGTGGTAAAGGGATTATGAAATGGGTAAATGGCGATCATTTCATTGGCTTTTGGCTGAATGGTCTTCGACATGGATCTGGAGTCTATTATTTTGCTGATGGTGCATATTACTTTGGATCATGGAGTAGGGGCCTCAAGGATGGAAAAGGGACATTTTATCCAGCTGGTAGCAAACCACCATCCATGGAGAAGTGGCATAACTTTCTTGGTTATGATATTGATGGAAAAGGTTTTGTATCTCGTACGCTCTCACTAAATTTAGAGAAAGAAAAGGCTCCAAGGCATGGCCTTAAGCACAGTTTGTCAGAGAAGATTTCCGTCACTGGAATTTCAAGTGCTGGAGGACTATCAAATTGGCCTACATCGATGGATGTGAATTGGGGCTCAAGTTATCCTACTCAAGAAGCATCAGCTGATGATGATTCTTGTGTGATGTCCCATGCTTCTGATCAAGGTCAAAATAATGTACCATATAATGATAGAGTGGTTTATGAGAGGGAGTACATTCAAGGAGTTTTGATACAAGAGAGGGTTAAGGACTATGAAGAACTATTGCACAAAAGTATGGAACAAAAGAAAACTACTGTGAAAGAAGCAGCGAGGGTGTCATGTGTTAACTTCTTTGAAAATCATCGGAGCTACTATTTAATGCTTAACTTGCAACTTGGTATAAG GAATTTGAGAGAGATGTTCAAACTAAATGCAGCAGAGTATATGATGTCCTTATGTGGCGATAATGGTCTAAGGGAGCTCTCGTCGCCCGGGAAAAGTGGAAGTATCTTTTATCTTTCTCAAGATGATAGATTTGTGATCAAGACTCTGAAGAAATCTGAGTTGAAG GTTTTGCTCAAAATGCTTCCTAAATATTATGATCATGTAAAAGCACATGAAAATACTCTCATAACAAAATTTTTTGGTCTCCATCGCATAACAATTAATGGTCGGAGTAAG GTACGCTTTGTGGTCATGGGAAACATGTTCTGCACAGAATTAAGAATTCACCGTCGTTATGATCTGAAGGGCTCAACCCTCGGGAGATATACTCATGGAGATAAATCTAAAGATGGTATAACATTAAAGGATCTCGATTTGTCATATGAATTCCATATGGACAAATTGTTGCGACAATCCCTTTTCAA ACAAATTTCCCTCGATTGCATGTTTTTGGAGTCTCTGCACATAATTGACTATAGTCTACTGCTAGGAGTGCATTTTCGAGCTCCTGAGAAACTGAAGGCTTTGTTGGAACCTCCTGCTACAGTTCAAAATTCTGAAAATTTACTCCATGATGATG CAGGTGAATCTTCAGAAAGTGAGCCAACGATTCCTCCAAAGGGCCTAATACTTGTAACACATGAACCTAGCTCTGTAACCACTGCTCCAGGTCCTCACATCAGAGGAAGACCATTGAAGACAGACACATTCGGTGACAGAGAAGTTGATGTATTACTGCCTGGCACAGCGAG ATTTCGTGTGCAGTTGGGAGTAAATATGCCTGCTCAAGCTAGTCACAAACTTCGTGAGGCTCAGTCAGGGTCTGCTGAAGTAGAACTTTTTGAGGTTTACGACGTAGTTCTTTACATGGGGATTATAGATATACTGCAGGAGTACAATGTGAAGAAGAAGCTAGAGCATGCGTACAAGTCCTTAAGATTCGACCCTCTTTCGATATCGGTTGTAGAACCTCATTTGTATGGCACAAGATTCAAAAATTTCTTGGAGAAGGTCTTTCATGACTTACCATGA
- the LOC120077484 gene encoding phosphatidylinositol 4-phosphate 5-kinase 8-like isoform X1, giving the protein MEDIQGLTENVLSNGDVYFGSFKDSLPHGKGKYTWFEGTIYEGDWKDGKMTGKGKIMWPSGATYEGDISGGYLHGFGTFHYSDGSIYNGAWRMNIHHGIGRKLYANLDIYDGSWKEGIPEGCGRYFWSSGNSYIGNWKGGQMCGKGIMKWVNGDHFIGFWLNGLRHGSGVYYFADGAYYFGSWSRGLKDGKGTFYPAGSKPPSMEKWHNFLGYDIDGKGFVSRTLSLNLEKEKAPRHGLKHSLSEKISVTGISSAGGLSNWPTSMDVNWGSSYPTQEASADDDSCVMSHASDQGQNNVPYNDRVVYEREYIQGVLIQERVKDYEELLHKSMEQKKTTVKEAARVSCVNFFENHRSYYLMLNLQLGIRYTVGKITPVPMREVRASDFGKRARIVMYFPRKGSQFTPPHYSIDFHWKDYCPMVFRNLREMFKLNAAEYMMSLCGDNGLRELSSPGKSGSIFYLSQDDRFVIKTLKKSELKVLLKMLPKYYDHVKAHENTLITKFFGLHRITINGRSKVRFVVMGNMFCTELRIHRRYDLKGSTLGRYTHGDKSKDGITLKDLDLSYEFHMDKLLRQSLFKQISLDCMFLESLHIIDYSLLLGVHFRAPEKLKALLEPPATVQNSENLLHDDAGESSESEPTIPPKGLILVTHEPSSVTTAPGPHIRGRPLKTDTFGDREVDVLLPGTARFRVQLGVNMPAQASHKLREAQSGSAEVELFEVYDVVLYMGIIDILQEYNVKKKLEHAYKSLRFDPLSISVVEPHLYGTRFKNFLEKVFHDLP; this is encoded by the exons ATGGAAGATATCCAAGG GCTTACCGAGAATGTGCTCTCAAATGGAGATGTATATTTTGGCAGTTTCAAAGATAGTTTGCCACATGGGAAGGGAAAGTACACGTGGTTTGAAGGAACAATTTATGAGGGTGATTGGAAAGATGGAAAAATGACAGGTAAGGGAAAGATTATGTGGCCATCAGGAGCAACATATGAGGGTGATATCTCGGGTGGTTATCTTCATGGTTTTGGCACCTTCCACTATTCTGATGGGTCTATCTATAATGGAGCTTGGAGGATGAATATTCACCATGGGATTGGACGAAAGCTATATGCTAATTTAGACATTTATGATGGTTCTTGGAAAGAAGGGATACCTGAAGGTTGTGGTAGATACTTCTGGAGTTCTGGAAATTCTTATATTGGGAACTGGAAAGGTGGGCAAATGTGTGGTAAAGGGATTATGAAATGGGTAAATGGCGATCATTTCATTGGCTTTTGGCTGAATGGTCTTCGACATGGATCTGGAGTCTATTATTTTGCTGATGGTGCATATTACTTTGGATCATGGAGTAGGGGCCTCAAGGATGGAAAAGGGACATTTTATCCAGCTGGTAGCAAACCACCATCCATGGAGAAGTGGCATAACTTTCTTGGTTATGATATTGATGGAAAAGGTTTTGTATCTCGTACGCTCTCACTAAATTTAGAGAAAGAAAAGGCTCCAAGGCATGGCCTTAAGCACAGTTTGTCAGAGAAGATTTCCGTCACTGGAATTTCAAGTGCTGGAGGACTATCAAATTGGCCTACATCGATGGATGTGAATTGGGGCTCAAGTTATCCTACTCAAGAAGCATCAGCTGATGATGATTCTTGTGTGATGTCCCATGCTTCTGATCAAGGTCAAAATAATGTACCATATAATGATAGAGTGGTTTATGAGAGGGAGTACATTCAAGGAGTTTTGATACAAGAGAGGGTTAAGGACTATGAAGAACTATTGCACAAAAGTATGGAACAAAAGAAAACTACTGTGAAAGAAGCAGCGAGGGTGTCATGTGTTAACTTCTTTGAAAATCATCGGAGCTACTATTTAATGCTTAACTTGCAACTTGGTATAAG GTACACTGTTGGTAAGATTACACCAGTTCCTATGCGTGAAGTTCGAGCTTCTGATTTTGGAAAACGGGCTAGAATAGTGATGTACTTTCCTAGAAAGGGTTCTCAGTTTACACCTCCACACTATTCTATTGACTTCCATTGGAAAGACTATTGTCCTATGGTCTTCAG GAATTTGAGAGAGATGTTCAAACTAAATGCAGCAGAGTATATGATGTCCTTATGTGGCGATAATGGTCTAAGGGAGCTCTCGTCGCCCGGGAAAAGTGGAAGTATCTTTTATCTTTCTCAAGATGATAGATTTGTGATCAAGACTCTGAAGAAATCTGAGTTGAAG GTTTTGCTCAAAATGCTTCCTAAATATTATGATCATGTAAAAGCACATGAAAATACTCTCATAACAAAATTTTTTGGTCTCCATCGCATAACAATTAATGGTCGGAGTAAG GTACGCTTTGTGGTCATGGGAAACATGTTCTGCACAGAATTAAGAATTCACCGTCGTTATGATCTGAAGGGCTCAACCCTCGGGAGATATACTCATGGAGATAAATCTAAAGATGGTATAACATTAAAGGATCTCGATTTGTCATATGAATTCCATATGGACAAATTGTTGCGACAATCCCTTTTCAA ACAAATTTCCCTCGATTGCATGTTTTTGGAGTCTCTGCACATAATTGACTATAGTCTACTGCTAGGAGTGCATTTTCGAGCTCCTGAGAAACTGAAGGCTTTGTTGGAACCTCCTGCTACAGTTCAAAATTCTGAAAATTTACTCCATGATGATG CAGGTGAATCTTCAGAAAGTGAGCCAACGATTCCTCCAAAGGGCCTAATACTTGTAACACATGAACCTAGCTCTGTAACCACTGCTCCAGGTCCTCACATCAGAGGAAGACCATTGAAGACAGACACATTCGGTGACAGAGAAGTTGATGTATTACTGCCTGGCACAGCGAG ATTTCGTGTGCAGTTGGGAGTAAATATGCCTGCTCAAGCTAGTCACAAACTTCGTGAGGCTCAGTCAGGGTCTGCTGAAGTAGAACTTTTTGAGGTTTACGACGTAGTTCTTTACATGGGGATTATAGATATACTGCAGGAGTACAATGTGAAGAAGAAGCTAGAGCATGCGTACAAGTCCTTAAGATTCGACCCTCTTTCGATATCGGTTGTAGAACCTCATTTGTATGGCACAAGATTCAAAAATTTCTTGGAGAAGGTCTTTCATGACTTACCATGA
- the LOC120077484 gene encoding phosphatidylinositol 4-phosphate 5-kinase 8-like isoform X2 translates to MEDIQGLTENVLSNGDVYFGSFKDSLPHGKGKYTWFEGTIYEGDWKDGKMTGKGKIMWPSGATYEGDISGGYLHGFGTFHYSDGSIYNGAWRMNIHHGIGRKLYANLDIYDGSWKEGIPEGCGRYFWSSGNSYIGNWKGGQMCGKGIMKWVNGDHFIGFWLNGLRHGSGVYYFADGAYYFGSWSRGLKDGKGTFYPAGSKPPSMEKWHNFLGYDIDGKGFVSRTLSLNLEKEKAPRHGLKHSLSEKISVTGISSAGGLSNWPTSMDVNWGSSYPTQEASADDDSCVMSHASDQGQNNVPYNDRVVYEREYIQGVLIQERVKDYEELLHKSMEQKKTTVKEAARVSCVNFFENHRSYYLMLNLQLGIRYTVGKITPVPMREVRASDFGKRARIVMYFPRKGSQFTPPHYSIDFHWKDYCPMVFRNLREMFKLNAAEYMMSLCGDNGLRELSSPGKSGSIFYLSQDDRFVIKTLKKSELKVLLKMLPKYYDHVKAHENTLITKFFGLHRITINGRSKVRFVVMGNMFCTELRIHRRYDLKGSTLGRYTHGDKSKDGITLKDLDLSYEFHMDKLLRQSLFKQISLDCMFLESLHIIDYSLLLGVHFRAPEKLKALLEPPATVQNSENLLHDDGESSESEPTIPPKGLILVTHEPSSVTTAPGPHIRGRPLKTDTFGDREVDVLLPGTARFRVQLGVNMPAQASHKLREAQSGSAEVELFEVYDVVLYMGIIDILQEYNVKKKLEHAYKSLRFDPLSISVVEPHLYGTRFKNFLEKVFHDLP, encoded by the exons ATGGAAGATATCCAAGG GCTTACCGAGAATGTGCTCTCAAATGGAGATGTATATTTTGGCAGTTTCAAAGATAGTTTGCCACATGGGAAGGGAAAGTACACGTGGTTTGAAGGAACAATTTATGAGGGTGATTGGAAAGATGGAAAAATGACAGGTAAGGGAAAGATTATGTGGCCATCAGGAGCAACATATGAGGGTGATATCTCGGGTGGTTATCTTCATGGTTTTGGCACCTTCCACTATTCTGATGGGTCTATCTATAATGGAGCTTGGAGGATGAATATTCACCATGGGATTGGACGAAAGCTATATGCTAATTTAGACATTTATGATGGTTCTTGGAAAGAAGGGATACCTGAAGGTTGTGGTAGATACTTCTGGAGTTCTGGAAATTCTTATATTGGGAACTGGAAAGGTGGGCAAATGTGTGGTAAAGGGATTATGAAATGGGTAAATGGCGATCATTTCATTGGCTTTTGGCTGAATGGTCTTCGACATGGATCTGGAGTCTATTATTTTGCTGATGGTGCATATTACTTTGGATCATGGAGTAGGGGCCTCAAGGATGGAAAAGGGACATTTTATCCAGCTGGTAGCAAACCACCATCCATGGAGAAGTGGCATAACTTTCTTGGTTATGATATTGATGGAAAAGGTTTTGTATCTCGTACGCTCTCACTAAATTTAGAGAAAGAAAAGGCTCCAAGGCATGGCCTTAAGCACAGTTTGTCAGAGAAGATTTCCGTCACTGGAATTTCAAGTGCTGGAGGACTATCAAATTGGCCTACATCGATGGATGTGAATTGGGGCTCAAGTTATCCTACTCAAGAAGCATCAGCTGATGATGATTCTTGTGTGATGTCCCATGCTTCTGATCAAGGTCAAAATAATGTACCATATAATGATAGAGTGGTTTATGAGAGGGAGTACATTCAAGGAGTTTTGATACAAGAGAGGGTTAAGGACTATGAAGAACTATTGCACAAAAGTATGGAACAAAAGAAAACTACTGTGAAAGAAGCAGCGAGGGTGTCATGTGTTAACTTCTTTGAAAATCATCGGAGCTACTATTTAATGCTTAACTTGCAACTTGGTATAAG GTACACTGTTGGTAAGATTACACCAGTTCCTATGCGTGAAGTTCGAGCTTCTGATTTTGGAAAACGGGCTAGAATAGTGATGTACTTTCCTAGAAAGGGTTCTCAGTTTACACCTCCACACTATTCTATTGACTTCCATTGGAAAGACTATTGTCCTATGGTCTTCAG GAATTTGAGAGAGATGTTCAAACTAAATGCAGCAGAGTATATGATGTCCTTATGTGGCGATAATGGTCTAAGGGAGCTCTCGTCGCCCGGGAAAAGTGGAAGTATCTTTTATCTTTCTCAAGATGATAGATTTGTGATCAAGACTCTGAAGAAATCTGAGTTGAAG GTTTTGCTCAAAATGCTTCCTAAATATTATGATCATGTAAAAGCACATGAAAATACTCTCATAACAAAATTTTTTGGTCTCCATCGCATAACAATTAATGGTCGGAGTAAG GTACGCTTTGTGGTCATGGGAAACATGTTCTGCACAGAATTAAGAATTCACCGTCGTTATGATCTGAAGGGCTCAACCCTCGGGAGATATACTCATGGAGATAAATCTAAAGATGGTATAACATTAAAGGATCTCGATTTGTCATATGAATTCCATATGGACAAATTGTTGCGACAATCCCTTTTCAA ACAAATTTCCCTCGATTGCATGTTTTTGGAGTCTCTGCACATAATTGACTATAGTCTACTGCTAGGAGTGCATTTTCGAGCTCCTGAGAAACTGAAGGCTTTGTTGGAACCTCCTGCTACAGTTCAAAATTCTGAAAATTTACTCCATGATGATG GTGAATCTTCAGAAAGTGAGCCAACGATTCCTCCAAAGGGCCTAATACTTGTAACACATGAACCTAGCTCTGTAACCACTGCTCCAGGTCCTCACATCAGAGGAAGACCATTGAAGACAGACACATTCGGTGACAGAGAAGTTGATGTATTACTGCCTGGCACAGCGAG ATTTCGTGTGCAGTTGGGAGTAAATATGCCTGCTCAAGCTAGTCACAAACTTCGTGAGGCTCAGTCAGGGTCTGCTGAAGTAGAACTTTTTGAGGTTTACGACGTAGTTCTTTACATGGGGATTATAGATATACTGCAGGAGTACAATGTGAAGAAGAAGCTAGAGCATGCGTACAAGTCCTTAAGATTCGACCCTCTTTCGATATCGGTTGTAGAACCTCATTTGTATGGCACAAGATTCAAAAATTTCTTGGAGAAGGTCTTTCATGACTTACCATGA
- the LOC120077484 gene encoding phosphatidylinositol 4-phosphate 5-kinase 8-like isoform X4: MEDIQGLTENVLSNGDVYFGSFKDSLPHGKGKYTWFEGTIYEGDWKDGKMTGKGKIMWPSGATYEGDISGGYLHGFGTFHYSDGSIYNGAWRMNIHHGIGRKLYANLDIYDGSWKEGIPEGCGRYFWSSGNSYIGNWKGGQMCGKGIMKWVNGDHFIGFWLNGLRHGSGVYYFADGAYYFGSWSRGLKDGKGTFYPAGSKPPSMEKWHNFLGYDIDGKGFVSRTLSLNLEKEKAPRHGLKHSLSEKISVTGISSAGGLSNWPTSMDVNWGSSYPTQEASADDDSCVMSHASDQGQNNVPYNDRVVYEREYIQGVLIQERVKDYEELLHKSMEQKKTTVKEAARVSCVNFFENHRSYYLMLNLQLGIRYTVGKITPVPMREVRASDFGKRARIVMYFPRKGSQFTPPHYSIDFHWKDYCPMVFRNLREMFKLNAAEYMMSLCGDNGLRELSSPGKSGSIFYLSQDDRFVIKTLKKSELKVLLKMLPKYYDHVKAHENTLITKFFGLHRITINGRSKVRFVVMGNMFCTELRIHRRYDLKGSTLGRYTHGDKSKDGITLKDLDLSYEFHMDKLLRQSLFKQISLDCMFLESLHIIDYSLLLGVHFRAPEKLKALLEPPATVQNSENLLHDDVQS, encoded by the exons ATGGAAGATATCCAAGG GCTTACCGAGAATGTGCTCTCAAATGGAGATGTATATTTTGGCAGTTTCAAAGATAGTTTGCCACATGGGAAGGGAAAGTACACGTGGTTTGAAGGAACAATTTATGAGGGTGATTGGAAAGATGGAAAAATGACAGGTAAGGGAAAGATTATGTGGCCATCAGGAGCAACATATGAGGGTGATATCTCGGGTGGTTATCTTCATGGTTTTGGCACCTTCCACTATTCTGATGGGTCTATCTATAATGGAGCTTGGAGGATGAATATTCACCATGGGATTGGACGAAAGCTATATGCTAATTTAGACATTTATGATGGTTCTTGGAAAGAAGGGATACCTGAAGGTTGTGGTAGATACTTCTGGAGTTCTGGAAATTCTTATATTGGGAACTGGAAAGGTGGGCAAATGTGTGGTAAAGGGATTATGAAATGGGTAAATGGCGATCATTTCATTGGCTTTTGGCTGAATGGTCTTCGACATGGATCTGGAGTCTATTATTTTGCTGATGGTGCATATTACTTTGGATCATGGAGTAGGGGCCTCAAGGATGGAAAAGGGACATTTTATCCAGCTGGTAGCAAACCACCATCCATGGAGAAGTGGCATAACTTTCTTGGTTATGATATTGATGGAAAAGGTTTTGTATCTCGTACGCTCTCACTAAATTTAGAGAAAGAAAAGGCTCCAAGGCATGGCCTTAAGCACAGTTTGTCAGAGAAGATTTCCGTCACTGGAATTTCAAGTGCTGGAGGACTATCAAATTGGCCTACATCGATGGATGTGAATTGGGGCTCAAGTTATCCTACTCAAGAAGCATCAGCTGATGATGATTCTTGTGTGATGTCCCATGCTTCTGATCAAGGTCAAAATAATGTACCATATAATGATAGAGTGGTTTATGAGAGGGAGTACATTCAAGGAGTTTTGATACAAGAGAGGGTTAAGGACTATGAAGAACTATTGCACAAAAGTATGGAACAAAAGAAAACTACTGTGAAAGAAGCAGCGAGGGTGTCATGTGTTAACTTCTTTGAAAATCATCGGAGCTACTATTTAATGCTTAACTTGCAACTTGGTATAAG GTACACTGTTGGTAAGATTACACCAGTTCCTATGCGTGAAGTTCGAGCTTCTGATTTTGGAAAACGGGCTAGAATAGTGATGTACTTTCCTAGAAAGGGTTCTCAGTTTACACCTCCACACTATTCTATTGACTTCCATTGGAAAGACTATTGTCCTATGGTCTTCAG GAATTTGAGAGAGATGTTCAAACTAAATGCAGCAGAGTATATGATGTCCTTATGTGGCGATAATGGTCTAAGGGAGCTCTCGTCGCCCGGGAAAAGTGGAAGTATCTTTTATCTTTCTCAAGATGATAGATTTGTGATCAAGACTCTGAAGAAATCTGAGTTGAAG GTTTTGCTCAAAATGCTTCCTAAATATTATGATCATGTAAAAGCACATGAAAATACTCTCATAACAAAATTTTTTGGTCTCCATCGCATAACAATTAATGGTCGGAGTAAG GTACGCTTTGTGGTCATGGGAAACATGTTCTGCACAGAATTAAGAATTCACCGTCGTTATGATCTGAAGGGCTCAACCCTCGGGAGATATACTCATGGAGATAAATCTAAAGATGGTATAACATTAAAGGATCTCGATTTGTCATATGAATTCCATATGGACAAATTGTTGCGACAATCCCTTTTCAA ACAAATTTCCCTCGATTGCATGTTTTTGGAGTCTCTGCACATAATTGACTATAGTCTACTGCTAGGAGTGCATTTTCGAGCTCCTGAGAAACTGAAGGCTTTGTTGGAACCTCCTGCTACAGTTCAAAATTCTGAAAATTTACTCCATGATGATG TTCAAAGCTGA